GCCGCCCACAGAACCCACGCCAGGCGCCGAGACCATGACCCCCACCAATTCCTCCAGGTGCCGAGGTCCCAATACAACATCAGGATTTAGGAGCATGACGTGATCATACCCATCCGCTTCCCGAACGATACGGTTCGCTCCACCGCTGTATCCAAGATTGTCCTGCATCGCCAGGATCTGCACCTCGGGATAGGCGTTGCCGATAGGTCCAATCTCATCGGCGCGACTGTGGTTATCGAGTACAATCACCCGATCGGCCCGCATGGTCTGGCGCTTTATGCTATCCAGGCAGTCCGGCAGATGGCGGTAGTCACCGTAATTGATAATCCCAACCGCCACGCGCGGATCTGTCACGATGAGCTTCTCCCCGATGCCCGATCTTTCAGATAGGCTTCTAGCGCATCTCGCCAGTCGCTGAGGTCATCGAGATCAAGCGATCGCAGGTTCGCGTTATCCAGGACGGAATAGGCCGGTCGAGCGGCGCGGGCGGCATAGGCGGCACTGGTCGTCTCGATGAGGTGGGGGCGCACACCCGATAGCTCTAAGATCGCTTGGGCGAATTGGTACCAGGAGCATTCGCCGTTGTTAGTGATGTGATACAGCCCGTAGGCGCCAGTCTCGACCAATTGTCTGACCTTGCAGGCCAGCTCCTTGGCGCTTGTAGGGGTCACGATCTGGTCGCCCACCACACGGATTTCGCGCCCATCCGCTGCCAGTCGGAGTATCGTTTCGACGAAATTTCCCGCCTTGCCGCGACTGCCAGCCATTCCATACAGCCCGCAGGTCCGGATGAGGTAATACCTCTCCAGGGCGGCTTGAACAAAGTATTCGCCGGCTAATTTCGAGGTGGCGTATGCGCTCAGCGGCCCAGGTCGATCAACTTCCCGGTACGGGCTGAGCTGCCTGCCGTCAAAGACATAATCGGTGCTGAAGTGGACGAGCGGCGCCCCGATCTCCTTGGCGACGATCGCAAGATCCCTCACCGCAGTCGCGTTCACGGCGAATGCCCGCTCGGCGTAATCTTCGCACTCATCGACCCGATGGTAGGCGGCAGTGTTCAAGATCAGATTTGGTCGGTGCTTGATAAGAGTTTCCCGTACCTGTACCGGGTTGGTCAACTCCAGGTCAGCATGCGTCAATGGGATGAGGTCATGATTACCAAAGGCCTGCCGCAGTTCGCTCCCCAACTGCCCGTCAGCACCGATCAGGAGGGTACGCATCACTTTTTGGTCATAGCTCGAAAGTCTCCCCTTGTCGCAAATCAGGCTTGATCTCCCCGGTAGAACGTGACCGGAATATTGTATGGCCGATGATAGGGAATACGCCCTCACACGAATCGTGCTCGCAAGAAGTTGCATGCAAACCGTTTGATTCTGCGTGCCTGAAGGAATGTGCGTAGAAACCATTTAAAAATGGGAGCGGTCTCCGGGTGAACCATAAGCCCTGGAACCCACCCAACTTCCGTCAGGAAGCTATCCAATTGCTGCCGATGGCGTTTTGACAAGAAGGCGAACAGGAGACCTTGCGTGCGCGGCGACCGGCGTTTATCGGAAAAACGCCCTACGCCGAATGTCTCATTATGGTTCAGCTCAAAGTAGGCCTTAGATAGGAATGATGGAGGTTTTTGAATGAGTGTTCCCCATATTTCCATGGCGAGCGGTCGGATCTCGGCGGACGTATAGGCATGCGTCCGAACAAAGTCTGACCAGTACGCGATAGAATCAATGACGCCGGCCTGAAAATGCCGAATATACGAATCATACACCTGATTCTCCGCAGGGTCAGTGAGACGCGCAACCCTCACTCCGTTCCCGGAGACCTCATAGCGCTCTACGCCCCCGTGAGGGGAATTACACAGCATCTCGACAGGAGCAACAAAATCCAACAAATCGGCATAATCCGATTGCGCTTCGTTCAAATTCGGCCCAAAAGCGCTCTTCACGGCGTTGGATGGTTGGTCATTCAAATATCGAATCAATCCAAGATAATACCCGTGCAGTTGAACCGTCGGCATTGCATAGGCCAGGTTATCCTGGATGGTCCCGCGCCACCCTATATCAACAATACCGACTTTGGTACTCTGTCCAGGAAGTCCAACTGAAGCG
This genomic stretch from Candidatus Methylomirabilis limnetica harbors:
- the rfbD gene encoding dTDP-4-dehydrorhamnose reductase, with the protein product MRTLLIGADGQLGSELRQAFGNHDLIPLTHADLELTNPVQVRETLIKHRPNLILNTAAYHRVDECEDYAERAFAVNATAVRDLAIVAKEIGAPLVHFSTDYVFDGRQLSPYREVDRPGPLSAYATSKLAGEYFVQAALERYYLIRTCGLYGMAGSRGKAGNFVETILRLAADGREIRVVGDQIVTPTSAKELACKVRQLVETGAYGLYHITNNGECSWYQFAQAILELSGVRPHLIETTSAAYAARAARPAYSVLDNANLRSLDLDDLSDWRDALEAYLKDRASGRSSS